The following are encoded together in the Hemicordylus capensis ecotype Gifberg chromosome 4, rHemCap1.1.pri, whole genome shotgun sequence genome:
- the PTP4A3 gene encoding protein tyrosine phosphatase type IVA 3, translating to MARMNRPAPVEVCYKNMRFLITHNPTNATLNTFIEDLKKYGATTVVRVCEITYDKAPLEKDGITVMDWPFDDGAPPPTKIVDDWLNLLKTKFCEDPGCCVAVHCVAGLGRAPVLVALALIESGMKYEDAIQFIRQKRRGAINSKQLTYLEKYRPKQRLRFKDPQNHKNKCCVM from the exons ATGGCCCGTATGAATCGGCCTGCCCCTGTGGAGGTCTGCTACAAGAACATGAGATTCCTGATCACCCACAACCCCACCAATGCCACACTGAACACCTTCATTGAG GATCTGAAGAAATATGGTGCAACGACAGTAGTGAGAGTGTGCGAAATAACCTACGATAAGGCTCCGCTGGAAAAGGATGGCATTACAGTGATG gACTGGCCGTTTGACGATGGCGCTCCGCCACCCACCAAGATTGTGGACGATTGGCTCAACCTGCTGAAGACCAAGTTCTGCGAAGACCCTGGCTGCTGTGTGGCAGTCCATTGCGTGGCTGGCCTGGGACG gGCTCCTGTTCTGGTCGCGCTGGCTCTGATTGAGAGCGGGATGAAATATGAAGACGCCATTCAGTTCATTAGACA GAAACGCCGGGGCGCCATCAACAGCAAGCAGCTGACGTACCTGGAGAAGTACCGGCCCAAGCAGCGGCTCCGCTTCAAGGACCCTCAGAACCACAAGAACAAATGCTGCGTCATGTGA